A portion of the Corynebacterium rouxii genome contains these proteins:
- a CDS encoding helix-turn-helix transcriptional regulator — translation MNDLAPAKKVETRSTDGETRRHIMLIMLKEGPVTATQLGQQLNLSATGIRRHLDILLDEGFAEISSVRRGACEKSRGRPAKAFKLTASGRSQFGHEYDSLAADALATLKESGGEAAVRAFARKRVEKILAGVHVPDNIDDNHLAEVATQLVEAFSNNGYAATINNAANGVQICQHHCPISGVAADFPELCEAEHEMIAKILGHHVQPLASIADGHDICTTNIPITPILTPRKNTPTERSGS, via the coding sequence GTGAACGACTTGGCTCCCGCTAAGAAGGTTGAAACGCGAAGCACTGATGGTGAAACGCGTCGACATATCATGCTGATTATGTTGAAAGAAGGTCCAGTTACTGCAACCCAACTGGGCCAACAACTCAACCTCTCTGCCACTGGAATTCGCCGTCACCTAGATATTTTGCTGGATGAGGGATTCGCTGAGATCTCTTCCGTGCGACGAGGGGCATGCGAGAAAAGTCGTGGACGACCTGCAAAAGCGTTTAAATTAACTGCATCGGGGCGTTCTCAATTTGGTCACGAATACGATTCGTTGGCCGCCGACGCTCTCGCAACCCTGAAAGAATCTGGGGGAGAAGCAGCAGTTCGTGCTTTTGCGCGAAAGCGTGTCGAAAAAATTCTCGCAGGTGTCCATGTTCCAGACAATATTGACGACAATCATCTGGCTGAGGTAGCAACTCAATTGGTTGAAGCCTTTAGCAATAACGGATATGCGGCGACCATTAATAATGCTGCGAACGGAGTTCAGATCTGTCAGCACCATTGCCCGATTTCGGGAGTTGCAGCAGATTTCCCCGAGCTTTGCGAAGCGGAACATGAAATGATCGCAAAAATTCTCGGACACCATGTTCAGCCCTTGGCCTCAATTGCGGATGGACATGACATCTGCACGACAAACATTCCGATAACCCCAATTCTGACTCCCCGAAAAAATACTCCCACTGAAAGGAGCGGTTCATGA
- the sufB gene encoding Fe-S cluster assembly protein SufB, with translation MTSASPKTDVNTAKAPSTDEEIIKSMGPYNYGWHDSDEAGKKARRGLDEDVVRYISAQKNEPEWMLEQRLKALNTFEKKPMPTWGPDLSYINFDDFKYYVRSTEKQATTWDDLPEDIKNTYDKLGIPEAEKQRLVAGVAAQYESEVVYHQIREDLETQGVIFLDTDTALKEHPELFQEYFGTVVPAGDNKFSALNSAVWSGGSFVYVPKGVHVEIPLQAYFRINTENMGQFERTLIIVDEDAYVHYVEGCTAPIYQSDSLHSAVVEIIVKKNARCRYTTIQNWSNNVLNLVTQRSKVEEGGTMEWVDGNIGSKVTMKYPAVWMVGPHAKGEVLSAAFAGEGQIQDTGAKMQHMAPYTSSNIVSKSVARSGGRAAYRGLVRVAANAHHSVSNVECDALLVDNISRSDTYPYNDIRNDHVSLGHEATVSQVSEEQLFYLQSRGIAEDEAMAMIVRGFVEPIAKELPMEYALELNRLIELQMEGSVG, from the coding sequence ATGACCTCGGCATCGCCAAAGACAGATGTGAATACAGCGAAAGCACCATCAACTGACGAAGAGATCATTAAGTCAATGGGACCGTATAACTACGGTTGGCACGATTCCGATGAAGCTGGAAAGAAAGCTCGTCGTGGACTTGATGAAGACGTCGTTCGCTATATTTCTGCACAGAAAAACGAACCTGAATGGATGCTCGAGCAACGTCTTAAGGCATTAAACACTTTTGAAAAAAAACCGATGCCGACGTGGGGCCCTGATCTTTCTTACATCAACTTTGATGACTTTAAATACTACGTCCGTTCCACGGAAAAACAGGCAACTACCTGGGACGATCTTCCTGAAGATATCAAGAACACCTACGACAAGTTGGGTATCCCAGAAGCCGAAAAACAGCGACTTGTGGCCGGCGTAGCCGCGCAATACGAGTCCGAAGTGGTCTATCACCAAATTCGTGAAGACCTGGAGACCCAAGGCGTAATTTTCTTAGACACTGATACAGCGTTAAAAGAACATCCAGAGCTTTTCCAAGAATACTTTGGAACCGTCGTGCCTGCAGGTGACAATAAGTTCTCCGCTCTTAACTCGGCTGTATGGTCTGGTGGATCCTTCGTCTATGTTCCTAAAGGTGTGCATGTGGAAATTCCGCTGCAGGCTTATTTCCGAATCAACACTGAGAACATGGGACAGTTTGAACGTACGTTGATCATCGTTGACGAAGACGCATACGTCCACTACGTAGAAGGCTGTACCGCACCGATCTACCAGTCAGATTCTTTGCACTCTGCGGTCGTAGAAATCATCGTGAAAAAAAATGCACGGTGCCGATACACCACAATTCAGAACTGGTCGAATAACGTGTTGAATCTAGTGACACAACGATCCAAGGTCGAAGAAGGTGGCACCATGGAATGGGTCGATGGAAATATTGGCTCAAAGGTCACAATGAAGTACCCAGCAGTTTGGATGGTTGGGCCACATGCGAAAGGCGAAGTCCTGTCCGCTGCTTTCGCGGGTGAAGGACAAATTCAAGATACTGGAGCCAAAATGCAACACATGGCCCCTTATACATCGTCCAATATTGTGTCAAAGTCAGTGGCTAGGTCGGGTGGACGCGCAGCTTATCGTGGACTTGTGCGAGTAGCAGCGAATGCACACCACTCAGTGTCAAACGTTGAATGTGACGCATTGCTGGTCGACAATATATCCCGTTCGGATACGTACCCGTACAACGACATTCGAAACGACCACGTTTCTCTTGGCCATGAGGCGACTGTATCCCAGGTTTCAGAAGAGCAGTTGTTCTATTTACAGTCGCGAGGCATCGCGGAAGACGAAGCAATGGCCATGATCGTGCGTGGCTTTGTTGAGCCGATTGCAAAAGAACTCCCAATGGAGTACGCGCTCGAACTCAATCGCCTGATCGAATTGCAGATGGAAGGATCGGTGGGCTAA
- the sufC gene encoding Fe-S cluster assembly ATPase SufC: MSTLEIKNLHAQVVPADESAAPKPILKGVNLTIKSGETHAIMGPNGSGKSTLAYTLSGHPRYEVTDGEVLLDGENILDMDIDERARAGLFLAMQYPTEIPGVSMANFLRSAATAVRGEAPKLREWVKEVKQAQQDLKIDKAFNERSVNEGFSGGEKKRHEVLQLDLLQPKFAVMDETDSGLDVDALRIVSEGINRYQEKSNGGILMITHYKRILNYVQPDFVHVFANGQIITSGGPELADDLEANGYDRFLA; this comes from the coding sequence ATGAGCACTCTTGAAATTAAAAACCTCCACGCCCAGGTCGTACCCGCTGATGAAAGCGCAGCGCCAAAGCCAATCCTTAAAGGCGTAAACCTTACTATTAAATCGGGTGAAACTCACGCCATCATGGGACCAAACGGTTCTGGTAAATCTACCTTGGCATACACATTGTCGGGTCATCCTCGCTATGAAGTTACTGACGGCGAAGTACTACTCGATGGCGAAAATATCCTCGATATGGACATCGATGAGCGTGCACGTGCCGGCCTTTTCTTGGCAATGCAGTACCCAACCGAAATTCCTGGTGTCTCGATGGCCAATTTCTTGCGTTCGGCAGCAACTGCCGTACGCGGTGAAGCTCCGAAACTGCGTGAATGGGTTAAAGAAGTAAAACAAGCCCAGCAGGATCTTAAGATTGATAAAGCCTTTAATGAGCGGTCAGTCAACGAGGGATTCTCTGGCGGAGAAAAGAAACGCCACGAAGTGCTACAACTTGATCTTTTGCAGCCTAAATTTGCTGTGATGGATGAAACAGACTCCGGTCTTGACGTGGACGCATTGCGCATTGTTTCTGAAGGAATCAACCGTTACCAAGAAAAATCTAACGGCGGTATTTTGATGATTACTCACTACAAGCGCATTTTGAATTATGTTCAGCCCGATTTTGTTCACGTGTTTGCCAATGGCCAGATCATTACCTCCGGCGGTCCAGAGCTAGCTGATGACCTAGAAGCAAACGGCTACGACCGGTTCTTGGCATAA
- the sufD gene encoding Fe-S cluster assembly protein SufD produces MSTTKAATVHNNKGDLFSSFNVEDFDTPHGKDEVWRFISLRRLRGLHNGRFAQAVPAEIAIDAPENGVKVERVAKTEAKIGRAGAPIDRVSAQAFTSSEDAHVVTINRDAVVAEPIKISVTGQGNDVTSFGHIVIDVEANAEALVDLRYTGTGTHADNVEFLIGDNARLTVIVDVSWDNTAVHLSGQQAVLGRDAVLRHNAAVFGGEVVRLVPRVKFTQPGGDAEMLGVYFADDGQYFEQRLLVDHAVPQCRSNVLYKGAIQGDKNSSLPDAHATWVGDVLIRSGAQGTDTYEANRNLVLTDGARADAIPNLEIETGDIAGAGHAATVGRFDDEHEFYLRSRGIPQDEARRLIIRGFFSEVINRIPVDSVREDLENRVSEELKTFQNSRNA; encoded by the coding sequence ATGTCAACAACTAAAGCCGCAACCGTACACAACAACAAGGGCGATCTTTTTAGCTCTTTTAACGTTGAAGATTTTGATACGCCCCATGGCAAAGACGAAGTATGGCGATTCATATCGCTTCGTCGTCTCAGAGGCCTGCATAATGGCCGTTTCGCGCAAGCTGTCCCTGCTGAAATTGCAATTGATGCACCTGAAAACGGAGTGAAAGTCGAACGCGTTGCAAAAACAGAGGCGAAAATAGGACGTGCCGGTGCACCAATTGATCGGGTATCTGCGCAGGCTTTCACTAGCAGTGAAGATGCTCATGTAGTGACTATTAATCGTGATGCCGTAGTCGCAGAGCCAATTAAAATTTCTGTTACCGGCCAGGGCAATGACGTCACTTCATTTGGACATATTGTCATTGACGTTGAAGCAAATGCCGAGGCACTTGTAGATCTGCGTTATACAGGTACTGGCACCCATGCCGATAACGTTGAATTCCTCATCGGTGACAACGCACGACTCACAGTAATTGTTGATGTATCTTGGGATAACACCGCGGTACACCTTTCGGGGCAGCAAGCGGTTTTGGGACGAGATGCAGTTCTTCGTCACAATGCGGCAGTTTTCGGTGGCGAAGTAGTTCGCCTCGTTCCCCGTGTGAAATTTACACAGCCAGGCGGAGACGCCGAGATGCTGGGTGTCTACTTTGCCGATGATGGGCAGTACTTTGAACAGCGTTTGTTGGTAGACCATGCTGTTCCACAATGCCGTTCGAACGTCCTTTACAAAGGCGCAATTCAAGGCGATAAAAACTCTTCGCTTCCTGACGCCCACGCTACTTGGGTCGGTGACGTACTGATTCGTTCTGGTGCTCAGGGTACAGATACATACGAGGCCAACCGCAACCTTGTCTTAACAGATGGGGCACGTGCTGATGCAATTCCAAACTTGGAAATTGAAACTGGTGATATTGCAGGTGCCGGACATGCTGCTACGGTGGGTCGTTTTGATGATGAACATGAATTCTACCTTCGATCTCGTGGTATCCCGCAAGATGAAGCTCGTCGCCTCATCATCCGTGGTTTCTTCTCAGAAGTAATCAACAGGATTCCAGTTGATTCAGTTCGAGAAGACTTAGAAAATCGTGTGTCAGAAGAACTCAAGACCTTCCAGAACAGTCGAAACGCCTAA
- a CDS encoding metal-sulfur cluster assembly factor, giving the protein MTESNGNSESTTTEGNTGPVVENSLDPLAGRPEQSEDDIAKASDVEEYLRDVIDPELGINVVDLGLVYDIWMEDSTHAHVNMTLTSPACPLTDVIEDQAESAVVGNKVAETLTIHWVWMPPWGPHMITEDGREQLRALGFSV; this is encoded by the coding sequence ATGACCGAATCAAATGGTAACTCTGAAAGCACAACTACAGAGGGCAATACTGGTCCAGTAGTAGAAAACAGCTTGGACCCTTTAGCAGGACGACCGGAACAAAGTGAGGATGATATTGCTAAAGCCTCTGATGTTGAAGAATATCTTCGTGATGTTATCGACCCAGAGCTTGGCATTAATGTTGTCGATTTAGGTCTGGTTTATGACATTTGGATGGAAGATAGCACCCATGCGCATGTGAACATGACATTGACTTCTCCTGCGTGCCCGCTAACAGATGTTATTGAAGATCAAGCGGAATCTGCGGTGGTAGGAAACAAAGTTGCGGAAACATTAACTATCCATTGGGTCTGGATGCCGCCTTGGGGACCTCATATGATCACTGAAGATGGCCGTGAACAGTTGCGCGCTTTAGGATTTTCCGTATAA
- a CDS encoding cysteine desulfurase has product MHTQFVTEAGELNSEAIRAEFPILARTVRGDKPLIYLDSGATSQRPLRVWKAEEQFVLHTNAPVHRGAYQLAEEATDAYEEARDAIASFVGVDGFELAFTKNATEALNLVAYTLGDDRAGQYQVKAGDTVVVTELEHHANLVPWQELCRRTGATLKWYKVTPDGRIDVDSLELDETVKVVAFTHQSNVTGAVAPVAELVRRARTVDALVVLDACQSVPHMAVDFHALDVDFAAFSGHKMCGPSGVGALYGKAEILEKLPPFLTGGSMISVVTMEETTFADIPQRFEAGTQMTSQVVGLGEAVKFLSEIGMDNISRHEHEITKYALEKLSKIKGLDIYGPRTVESRGATVSFAVKGIHPHDLGQVLDDHGVCIRVGHHCAWPVHRELNAQSTARASFYLYNTIDEVDRLVEAIEAAKKFFGVSEEGK; this is encoded by the coding sequence ATGCACACACAATTCGTTACCGAGGCTGGGGAACTTAACTCTGAGGCTATCCGCGCGGAATTTCCAATTCTGGCGCGGACGGTACGTGGTGATAAGCCACTGATCTATTTGGATTCTGGCGCTACATCGCAGCGCCCGCTGCGCGTGTGGAAGGCCGAAGAACAATTCGTATTGCATACGAATGCTCCGGTTCATAGGGGCGCATATCAGCTGGCAGAAGAAGCAACAGATGCATACGAAGAAGCACGAGACGCAATCGCGAGCTTTGTTGGCGTTGATGGCTTCGAACTTGCTTTTACTAAAAATGCCACAGAAGCGCTTAACTTAGTGGCATATACTCTCGGTGATGATCGTGCTGGGCAGTACCAAGTAAAAGCCGGCGATACAGTTGTCGTTACTGAACTTGAGCACCATGCCAATCTTGTCCCGTGGCAAGAATTGTGTCGTCGCACTGGTGCGACACTTAAATGGTACAAAGTGACCCCTGATGGCCGTATCGATGTGGATTCATTAGAACTTGATGAAACGGTCAAGGTTGTTGCGTTTACTCATCAGTCCAATGTGACCGGAGCTGTCGCGCCGGTTGCTGAGTTAGTCAGGCGAGCACGAACAGTAGACGCACTTGTAGTTTTGGATGCTTGCCAGTCTGTTCCACATATGGCAGTCGATTTTCATGCTCTTGACGTAGATTTTGCCGCGTTTTCAGGGCATAAGATGTGTGGTCCCTCTGGTGTGGGAGCATTATATGGCAAAGCAGAAATCTTAGAAAAGCTACCACCGTTTTTAACGGGTGGATCTATGATTTCTGTGGTGACTATGGAAGAAACTACATTTGCCGATATTCCGCAGCGATTCGAAGCGGGTACTCAGATGACGAGTCAAGTAGTCGGCCTGGGCGAAGCCGTAAAGTTTCTTTCTGAAATTGGTATGGATAATATTTCGCGTCACGAACACGAAATCACGAAGTACGCCTTAGAGAAACTTTCGAAGATCAAGGGACTAGATATATATGGTCCTCGTACAGTTGAAAGCCGCGGGGCAACAGTTAGTTTTGCGGTAAAAGGAATACATCCTCACGATCTAGGCCAAGTGCTTGACGATCATGGCGTGTGTATTCGTGTAGGGCACCATTGTGCTTGGCCAGTACACCGTGAACTTAATGCGCAATCTACGGCGCGGGCTTCATTCTATCTTTACAACACTATCGACGAAGTTGATCGCTTAGTAGAGGCTATCGAAGCTGCAAAGAAGTTTTTCGGAGTGAGTGAGGAAGGAAAGTAG
- a CDS encoding ABC-F family ATP-binding cassette domain-containing protein has translation MIVTNDFEVRVGARTLLNAPGQHLRVQPGDRIGLVGRNGAGKTTTMRILAGETQPYGGSVTRSGDIGYLPQDSREGNIDQTARDRVLSARGLDQIQSSMERQQEIMETTEDEKKRDAAIRKYSRLEERYHALGGYEASSEAARICDNLGLPARILDQPLKTLSGGQRRRVELAQILFAASAGSGKSKTTLLLDEPTNHLDADSITWLRDFLSKHEGGLIMISHDVELLGAVCNKIWFLDAVRGEADVYNMGFAKYKDARATDEARRRRERANAEKKAAALKDQAARLGAKATKAAAAKQMLARAERMVGSLDDVRVADRVAHISFPEPAPCGKTPLNAKGLTKMYGSLEVFAGVDLAIDKGSRVVVLGFNGAGKTTLLKLLAGVERTDGEGGIVTGHGLKIGYFAQEHDTIDPQKSVWQNTIDACPGAGEQDLRGLLGAFMFSGDQLEQPAGTLSGGEKTRLALAALVSSRANVLLLDEPTNNLDPISREQVLEALRTYTGAVVLVTHDPGAVKALEPERVIVLPDGDEDLWSEDYMEIVELA, from the coding sequence GTGATTGTGACCAATGATTTCGAAGTTCGCGTCGGTGCCCGCACTCTCTTGAATGCCCCAGGGCAACATTTGAGGGTACAGCCCGGTGACAGAATTGGTCTGGTTGGACGAAATGGTGCTGGGAAAACCACGACGATGCGAATTCTCGCAGGCGAAACTCAGCCGTATGGTGGCAGCGTCACCCGTTCCGGCGATATTGGGTACCTACCTCAAGATTCTCGTGAAGGAAACATAGATCAGACCGCGCGTGACAGAGTCCTATCAGCACGTGGTTTGGATCAGATTCAGTCATCCATGGAACGCCAACAAGAAATCATGGAAACGACAGAAGACGAGAAAAAGCGTGATGCTGCGATCCGTAAATACTCGCGGTTGGAAGAGCGCTATCATGCACTCGGCGGATATGAAGCTTCCTCAGAAGCCGCGAGGATTTGCGATAATCTTGGTTTGCCAGCACGAATTTTGGATCAGCCTCTGAAGACGCTGTCTGGTGGTCAGAGGCGTCGCGTGGAACTCGCGCAGATTCTTTTTGCCGCTTCAGCTGGCTCTGGAAAATCTAAGACCACGTTGCTACTTGACGAGCCTACTAACCATCTCGATGCAGATTCCATTACATGGTTGCGTGATTTTTTGAGTAAACACGAAGGCGGACTCATCATGATTTCCCATGATGTAGAACTCCTAGGCGCCGTGTGTAATAAGATTTGGTTTCTCGATGCTGTACGCGGGGAAGCAGACGTGTACAACATGGGTTTCGCCAAGTACAAAGATGCGCGAGCGACTGACGAAGCTCGTAGGCGTCGTGAACGTGCCAATGCTGAAAAGAAAGCTGCGGCGTTGAAGGACCAAGCAGCAAGACTTGGTGCGAAAGCAACGAAGGCTGCGGCCGCTAAACAAATGCTAGCGCGTGCAGAACGTATGGTGGGAAGCCTCGACGATGTACGTGTTGCGGATAGAGTGGCGCACATTTCTTTCCCAGAACCCGCGCCATGTGGAAAAACTCCGTTAAATGCAAAGGGCTTAACTAAAATGTACGGTTCTTTGGAAGTTTTCGCTGGTGTTGATTTAGCGATTGATAAGGGATCGCGAGTAGTAGTTCTTGGTTTCAATGGCGCAGGTAAAACTACGTTGCTCAAGCTTCTTGCTGGCGTGGAAAGAACTGATGGCGAAGGTGGAATCGTTACTGGGCATGGTTTGAAGATCGGCTATTTTGCCCAAGAACATGACACCATCGATCCTCAAAAGTCTGTGTGGCAAAATACTATCGATGCCTGCCCAGGTGCAGGCGAACAGGATCTTCGTGGGCTTCTCGGAGCTTTCATGTTTTCGGGTGATCAACTAGAACAACCAGCTGGAACATTATCTGGCGGTGAAAAAACTCGTTTAGCTCTTGCCGCATTGGTGTCTTCACGAGCTAATGTTTTGCTTCTCGACGAGCCCACCAACAACCTTGATCCTATTTCTCGTGAGCAAGTACTCGAAGCCTTGCGGACGTATACAGGTGCAGTAGTGCTCGTTACACACGATCCGGGTGCAGTAAAAGCGCTTGAACCTGAGCGCGTAATTGTATTACCTGATGGTGATGAAGATCTTTGGAGTGAAGACTACATGGAAATTGTCGAATTAGCCTAG
- the sufU gene encoding Fe-S cluster assembly sulfur transfer protein SufU has product MNLESMYQEVILDHYKNPLHTGLRESYDAEVHHVNPSCGDEITLRVHLSEDGSTVQDVSYDAEGCSISQASTSVMAEEIVGQPVDKALEKLAEFEKMITSRGKEEGDEDLIGDGIAFAGVSKYPARVKCALLGWKAFQAATSEALEGKA; this is encoded by the coding sequence ATGAATCTGGAATCAATGTATCAAGAAGTAATTCTTGATCATTATAAGAATCCTCTTCATACTGGTCTGCGGGAATCTTATGATGCAGAAGTGCATCACGTGAATCCTTCCTGCGGTGATGAAATTACACTTCGTGTCCACTTATCGGAGGACGGATCAACTGTGCAAGACGTATCTTATGATGCAGAAGGTTGCTCTATTAGTCAGGCATCGACATCTGTTATGGCAGAAGAGATCGTTGGTCAGCCAGTTGACAAAGCGCTAGAAAAACTTGCCGAATTCGAAAAAATGATTACTTCACGTGGCAAAGAAGAAGGCGATGAGGACCTGATTGGTGACGGTATTGCGTTTGCAGGTGTTTCAAAGTATCCAGCGCGTGTCAAATGTGCGTTGCTAGGTTGGAAGGCTTTTCAAGCAGCAACGTCAGAAGCATTGGAAGGGAAAGCATGA
- a CDS encoding tyrosine-type recombinase/integrase, whose product MPQKRTDKNGKTRWIGRYRDKTKKEYTKSFPTRREAKQWEDERKTQVTKGTHIAPQQEKTTILEMYEAWTARDLSDGTRISYAQTRRELQDSIGAAQAIHTTVTDINRWHLQLVNGRPWMDNKPLARSTAREHMVRLSSAFNFAIREGWLYRNPVMVPPATSTMTVKANEIPTLDDVHRIIKQVEAGGAQYAAHSMRGGKSTPGIFISQPSPMAADMMRLGVGSGLRISEVCGLIVGDIHVSEKELHVTAQIHRNGRRRVALKTKASERVVPLADDAVELLGKYIEGKGPDDWVFVTKRGTPYRASSLGGLVRHAARHLGVEWTFHSLRHLYASRLIAAGVPVNVVQRLMGHSSATVTLDTYTHLWPSSDEVARGAIAGAVAACGQNAGKGGVWEAF is encoded by the coding sequence ATGCCACAAAAACGAACCGACAAAAACGGCAAAACACGCTGGATCGGACGCTACCGAGACAAAACCAAAAAAGAATACACCAAATCCTTCCCCACACGACGCGAAGCCAAACAATGGGAAGACGAACGAAAAACCCAAGTCACCAAAGGCACACATATCGCCCCACAACAAGAAAAAACCACCATCCTCGAAATGTACGAGGCATGGACAGCACGCGATCTCTCAGACGGCACCCGCATCTCCTACGCCCAAACTAGACGCGAGCTCCAAGACTCAATCGGAGCAGCCCAAGCCATCCACACCACAGTCACAGACATCAACAGATGGCACCTACAACTCGTCAACGGCCGCCCATGGATGGACAACAAACCCTTAGCCCGATCAACCGCAAGAGAACACATGGTGCGTTTATCAAGCGCGTTTAATTTTGCGATCCGTGAAGGCTGGCTTTACCGCAATCCCGTCATGGTGCCACCCGCGACCTCTACTATGACAGTCAAAGCCAACGAAATCCCCACCCTCGATGATGTGCACCGAATTATCAAACAAGTGGAGGCAGGAGGCGCGCAGTACGCAGCGCACTCAATGCGCGGTGGGAAATCTACACCAGGCATATTCATTTCCCAGCCTTCCCCCATGGCAGCCGATATGATGCGCCTTGGTGTAGGAAGCGGTCTTCGGATCAGTGAGGTGTGTGGGCTGATCGTCGGGGATATCCATGTCTCTGAAAAAGAGCTGCATGTGACTGCGCAGATTCACCGCAATGGTAGGCGGCGTGTGGCGTTGAAGACTAAAGCGTCGGAGCGTGTGGTGCCCCTAGCGGATGATGCGGTGGAGCTGTTGGGGAAATACATCGAGGGTAAGGGTCCTGATGATTGGGTGTTTGTGACCAAACGTGGGACACCTTACCGTGCTTCGTCTTTAGGTGGGCTGGTTCGGCATGCGGCTCGTCACTTGGGGGTTGAGTGGACGTTTCACTCGTTGCGGCATTTGTATGCGTCGCGGCTGATTGCTGCGGGTGTGCCTGTGAATGTGGTGCAGAGGTTGATGGGTCATTCGAGTGCGACGGTGACCTTGGATACGTATACGCATCTTTGGCCGTCGTCGGATGAGGTTGCTCGTGGGGCGATTGCGGGCGCGGTTGCGGCTTGCGGGCAAAATGCGGGCAAGGGTGGTGTTTGGGAGGCGTTTTAG
- a CDS encoding ImmA/IrrE family metallo-endopeptidase codes for MKTPSPNDLIHLAEAAGVTIVWHKGGPKGAWMPHCNRISVRHGMDDVTTRCTLAHELAHMWLRHPAPASGRQELQADRFAARLLVSPVEYELAERIFDARVQLIAAELGVTVELLGVWRGLYEKGRV; via the coding sequence GTGAAAACCCCATCGCCTAACGACCTCATCCACCTAGCCGAAGCGGCTGGCGTCACCATCGTGTGGCATAAAGGTGGGCCCAAAGGGGCGTGGATGCCGCACTGTAACAGGATCAGCGTGCGTCACGGCATGGATGATGTCACTACTCGTTGCACCTTGGCGCATGAGCTTGCGCATATGTGGTTGAGGCATCCGGCTCCAGCTAGCGGTAGGCAGGAGTTGCAGGCTGACCGGTTTGCGGCGAGGTTGTTGGTGTCGCCTGTGGAGTATGAGCTTGCGGAGCGTATTTTTGATGCCCGGGTGCAGCTGATTGCTGCGGAGTTGGGTGTGACGGTGGAGCTTCTTGGTGTGTGGCGGGGCTTGTATGAAAAAGGAAGAGTTTAA
- the rhuM gene encoding RhuM family protein produces the protein MTNPSQIAIYTTEDGAAHVRLQLKQGTAWLTQKQMAELFDVGVSAISKHLKTIYTDGELSREATISKMENVALEQGRTVRRRIEHYNLEAILAVGYRVRGPRGSQFRKWATEVLTEYLIKGFAMDDKRLKNDGTDTHFDELLERIREIRASERQFFRKICDVIAKTSDDYEEKKSYTEVRNFFAGIQNRLHYATHHHTAAQIIFKRADHRKANAGLTTWAGEVPHKSDMMVAKNFLTDDELRRMNRLTTMFLDYAEDQAERRKTLLLKDWMAKTDAWLVFNDRDVLQGFGDRSHKQAVNKAKSEWDKYQGVIDQGVNELDMKQLEQEVKELSRGENPIA, from the coding sequence TTGACTAACCCAAGCCAAATCGCGATCTACACAACAGAAGACGGAGCCGCACACGTCCGCCTGCAACTCAAACAAGGCACCGCCTGGCTCACACAAAAACAAATGGCCGAACTCTTCGACGTCGGCGTCTCCGCTATCAGCAAACATCTCAAAACGATCTACACCGACGGCGAACTATCCCGCGAAGCAACTATTTCCAAAATGGAAAATGTTGCCCTTGAACAGGGGCGAACCGTTCGACGCAGAATTGAACACTACAATCTCGAAGCCATCCTCGCCGTCGGGTACCGAGTGCGCGGCCCCCGCGGTAGCCAGTTCCGCAAATGGGCAACAGAAGTACTCACCGAATACCTCATCAAAGGTTTCGCAATGGATGACAAACGCCTGAAAAATGACGGTACGGATACCCACTTTGATGAACTACTCGAGCGGATTCGAGAAATCAGAGCCTCTGAACGGCAATTCTTCCGCAAGATTTGCGATGTTATCGCGAAAACCAGCGACGACTACGAAGAGAAAAAGTCCTACACCGAAGTCCGGAATTTCTTCGCTGGAATCCAGAACCGGCTCCACTACGCGACCCATCACCACACTGCCGCACAAATCATTTTCAAGCGTGCCGACCATAGAAAAGCCAATGCAGGTCTGACCACATGGGCAGGTGAAGTCCCACATAAGTCAGACATGATGGTGGCTAAGAATTTCCTCACCGACGACGAGCTGCGGCGTATGAATCGCCTTACGACGATGTTCCTTGACTATGCAGAAGATCAGGCTGAACGCAGGAAAACCCTACTTCTTAAGGATTGGATGGCAAAGACTGATGCCTGGCTTGTTTTTAATGACCGAGATGTACTTCAAGGTTTTGGGGACCGGTCGCACAAGCAGGCTGTGAACAAGGCTAAAAGCGAGTGGGATAAGTATCAGGGCGTTATTGACCAAGGGGTTAATGAGCTTGATATGAAGCAGTTGGAGCAGGAAGTGAAGGAATTAAGCCGAGGTGAAAACCCCATCGCCTAA